Part of the Candidatus Melainabacteria bacterium genome, GCGGAACGCGGGCGCATTATACAAGAGTATATGGAGCGCCCTTTTCTGTTCGAAAACATTACTTATTACATGCGCATACCAGGCAGCACCATGACGGAAGCGCAGTTCCTGTCTGAAGTTCTGGAGCTTTCAGACTGCGGCTTGCTGCTGGATATCAATAATGTTCACGTCAACTCACTGAATCACGGTTTTGATCCGATCGAATTTTTAGAGCAGATTCCCCTCGATCGAACAGTGCAGTTACACATAGCCGGGCATATCCATGCACCTGAATTCGACGCTTATGTCGACACACACGGCGCCCCCATTATCGGTCCCGTTTATAAACTGCTGAAATACGTTATGGAAAGAACAGACGTAAAGGCAATTCTGCTCGAGCGTGATCAGAACTTCCCGGACGACTTCAATGAAATCCTCTCGGAACTGGACGAAATTAGAGCTATAGCCGGAAGCGGTATCCAACCTGCTCCAAGCGAGTTAGCAGCAAAGGGAAACCAGCAATCGCAGCTCAAAAAATACTCAATCACAATTCACTCTCTGGTGAATGATAAACCAGCGCCGCCAGACAGTCTTGCCCGCGTCGAAAAGGTAATGCAACAACTCTGGATGGATCCTGACAAATCCGATCGCTTGGCCCAGGGAATGATAGACACTATTTCAAGTGAAATAGCCAATGAAATTGACACCAGCAGACTGCCCATCTATGTTAACGTCATCCACAGTTCTTATCTGAACTCAATGACGAAAGCGTACCCATCGTGCGCAGCGATTCTCAAACCGACCTGGAAAAATATCGTTGCTGAGTACATTCAACAGTACCCTCCTCGCAGCCATGACATGCTGTTGCTGGGCGATGCATTTCCGCAGTTCGTCGCCGACCGGCTTTTCACTCGGTATCGAAAAGCGTTTCCGTTTCTGCTCGAATTAGCAAAATACGAGCGCATCGAAACACAAGCTATTCACCACAAAGGTGTGATAGAAACTGCACCGCGTTGCTCTCTAGACACGCCGGAAAATTACATAAAATACAAACCTATACTTAATGCCACTCTGACCCTGCGGGAGTATGAATTTCCTGTACATCAAATTGATGAAAGACTTCGGCATTCAAAGCGAATTCCTCGTAACGTCAAGAAGTCCAAAACATACCTGCTCACATATCAAAATGCGCACAATCACCTGGTTCAGGACTTCGAAATTGACCAACATGCCGCTGCATTGATCGAACGGATGACAGCAACTGATTCTTCATACGCCGAATTAGCTCAATTCGCATGCACTATGTTTCCGCCGGAGAATCCGTATGCCGCTGTGCAGTATTTTGCAGAGTTCATCCAGGACATGCACCTGAACGGCGTATTTACTGGCGATAAACTTGCGGAAGTTAGTGATGAAGCCTGTGCGCAAGCCAACACAGACGTTAGGGATCCAGCGACAGAACGCCCCACGGTCAAAGCTTGATGTTTTCTCAGCGCTCCAACTTACTTTTGTCGATAGCAGGCATCATACTTTTGATGGGACCCGCCACCACCACTGCGAGGGCAATCGATACACCTGAAAATCAGCACCACGAGCAAAAGAAACAAACGAGCAACGAACAGTCCGCCACAACCACAAGCGAAGGTCCTGCCGTAACTGCCGAAATCGAGGTCGGACCATTCGATCTGAAGCAGAAATACCGCTCAATGGAAGGTCCTTATGTTCGGGTTCCTTTGAAAATTGCGGACATCCTGGCAGAGAAAAATGTCAGCATTCCGGAATCTTACGTCAAAATACCCGGAGCCGCACAGGCTGGGCCGGGCATGACTGGTAGTGCCGATGGGGCCTCGATGCAGCCGGGACGGCTGCGCTCCATGAGTAACGACGGGGCCATTAGTGCCGACGGGGCCGGCAATGCAGCCAATCAAAAACGAGAATTACTCTGGCTCAAGTCAGTAAAAATAGACATGCTGGACGAAAATGACAAACCACTGCCAGATGCTGCTTTTTTCTGCCATGCGACTATCGATGTCGATCTGGACTTTCGCAATCAAGTATTTCCGGCAAGCGAGCATCCAGGCAATATGCGACACATTGTCCTAACTCAAGGACAAACCCAATTCGCATTTCCAAACGGATTTGCGCTGCCCGTCGCCAGTGATGAAAGCTGGAATTTCGTATTTCAGACGATAAACCGCACCAGCGATGTACCTCGCAAGGTCAAAGGACGTTGCCTGCTCACATTCGTTAAAGACAGCGAGCTTGTCTATCCGATCAAAGCACTCTTCTGGTACTACCCTGTAATCAACGTTGTAATTGACAGAAACTCAGCCGAGCGCATCAAAGCCGAGCGAAAGTCATGCCCGGACTGTAGTGCTATCTCAGAGGGCGTACCGGCACCATCTAGCATGCGAAACATGATCTTCACAGACAAACTCGGTCGCAGCCAGATTGGGCACTGGGTGGTACCGCCGGGAGTGCACACCTACGCCAGCCCTATCAACACAATCGGGTCAATGTCAACGGCGAAATTTGCTGCAGCCGATACCGACATTCATCTT contains:
- a CDS encoding DUF692 family protein codes for the protein MTANFSALKKTFPTIGVGLGLRSEVAQKTLESTDRIDWLEIISEQYMNAGGASRELLERASGVYKIIPHGVNLSIGSTDDINSDYQKTLKSLIDKLNPPWWSDHLCFTSHGGTYMNELLPLPFNKETARYVAERGRIIQEYMERPFLFENITYYMRIPGSTMTEAQFLSEVLELSDCGLLLDINNVHVNSLNHGFDPIEFLEQIPLDRTVQLHIAGHIHAPEFDAYVDTHGAPIIGPVYKLLKYVMERTDVKAILLERDQNFPDDFNEILSELDEIRAIAGSGIQPAPSELAAKGNQQSQLKKYSITIHSLVNDKPAPPDSLARVEKVMQQLWMDPDKSDRLAQGMIDTISSEIANEIDTSRLPIYVNVIHSSYLNSMTKAYPSCAAILKPTWKNIVAEYIQQYPPRSHDMLLLGDAFPQFVADRLFTRYRKAFPFLLELAKYERIETQAIHHKGVIETAPRCSLDTPENYIKYKPILNATLTLREYEFPVHQIDERLRHSKRIPRNVKKSKTYLLTYQNAHNHLVQDFEIDQHAAALIERMTATDSSYAELAQFACTMFPPENPYAAVQYFAEFIQDMHLNGVFTGDKLAEVSDEACAQANTDVRDPATERPTVKA